The following proteins are co-located in the Leptidea sinapis chromosome 30, ilLepSina1.1, whole genome shotgun sequence genome:
- the LOC126973741 gene encoding protein transport protein Sec31A-like, whose product MKIKELKKTVNVSWSPAELYPVMIAAGSAAQQVDESFSSNSYLELYSLNLAESSLDLELKSSLQTQHRFQKLVWSGAGVIVGGCDGGLLQFYDAEKALKGSTDALVGSSTKHTGNVSALDINPYQKNLLASGASESEIFIWDLNNTSQPMAPGNRSQPYDHVQGLAWNQQVQHILGSTFATRCLVWDLRKNEPIMKLSDSQSRTRWRSVSWHPNVATQLCIASEDDQVPVIQLWDLRLAASPLVTFEGHDKGVMATAWCRHDPELLLSAGKDGRLLCWNPTTTKPGGEVVMEVSSLDDWMFDVSWCPRVPGLLQVASFRNQVALHSLLGASRADCMSARTQSAMVDSFGGAFTSLPAVAPAPFSVPHVVDSPLF is encoded by the exons ATGAAGATAAAAGAGTTGAAGAAGACTGTGAACGTGAGCTGGTCGCCAGCGGAGCTATACCCTGTTATGATAGCAGCCGGCTCCGCGGCACAACAAGTTGATGAGTCGTTTAGTTCTAACTCATATCTTGAATTGTATTCTCTTAATCTGGCAGAATCAAGTCTAGATCTAGAGCTTAAGTCAAGCTTACAAACACAGCACAG GTTTCAGAAGTTGGTATGGTCTGGTGCAGGGGTCATAGTGGGTGGCTGTGATGGAGGTCTATTACAGTTCTATGATGCTGAAAAAGCTCTCAAAGGTTCTACCGATGCTCTAGTTGGGAGTAGTACAAAACACACAG GCAATGTTTCTGCACTCGATATCAATCCATATCAGAAGAACCTTCTGGCATCTGGTGCCTCCGAGAGTGAGATATTTATCTGGGACTTGAATAACACCAGCCAGCCCATGGCTCCAGGCAACCGGAGTCAGCCATATGATCATGTGCAGGGCCTAGCGTGGAACCAACAA GTGCAACACATTCTCGGATCAACGTTCGCTACGAGATGCCTCGTCTGGGATTTGAGAAAAAATGAACCCATAATGAAACTCAG TGACTCCCAGTCCCGCACGAGGTGGCGCTCCGTGAGCTGGCACCCCAACGTGGCCACGCAGCTCTGCATCGCCTCCGAGGATGACCAGGTGCCCGTCATACAGCTCTGGGATCTCAG ACTCGCAGCCTCGCCTCTTGTGACGTTTGAGGGTCACGACAAAGGAGTGATGGCCACGGCATGGTGCCGCCACGACCCGGAGCTGCTGCTGAGTGCCGGCAAGGACGGCCGGTTACTGTGCTGGAACCCTACTACCACTAAACCG GGTGGCGAGGTGGTGATGGAAGTGAGCTCGCTCGATGACTGGATGTTCGATGTGAGTTGGTGTCCTCGCGTTCCCGGCCTGCTGCAGGTCGCTTCGTTCCGCAACCAGGTGGCTTTGCATTCGCTGCTCGGGGCCAGCAGGGCTGACTGT ATGAGCGCCCGCACCCAGAGCGCCATGGTGGACTCGTTCGGCGGTGCCTTCACCAGCCTGCCCGCCGTGGCGCCCGCTccctttagtgtgccccatgtagttgATAGTCCACT